The following proteins come from a genomic window of Clostridia bacterium:
- a CDS encoding sodium-dependent transporter: protein MDNLNPQREQWGSRIGFLLAAAGSAIGLGNLWRFPYLTGKNGGAAFLFIYLIILVVIGFSLTLAELSIGRHTQRNALGAFRKLDKRWGFVGAMGIIAAFVILSFYSVIGGWTISYMIKSLTGAFTGDTAEVFTSLISNPWEPIVYHGIFMLITAAIVYAGIGNGIEKASKVMMPALFILLLIVVVRSVTLEGASKGLEFYLKPDWSQVTGSTILAAMGQVFFSLSLGMGIMVTYGSYLNREENLPKSAVVIPLLDTLAAFLAGLAIMPAVFAFGLDPGEGPALMFITLPSVFAQMPLGSFFGFVFFALVFLAGLTSSMSLLEVCSSYVIDEWNWPRNKATIILAIAVFALGVPSSLSQGAVDITIFGKSFLDAVDFLASNILLPAGGLLIAIFCGWNWGIKNAVKEISNNGKLDFKLAPIWGIIIKFIAPIAIFIVFLNATGVLKMILGN from the coding sequence ATGGATAATTTAAATCCTCAAAGGGAGCAATGGGGTTCGAGGATTGGCTTTTTACTGGCTGCTGCAGGGTCGGCCATAGGATTAGGAAACCTATGGAGATTCCCATATTTGACTGGTAAAAACGGAGGAGCTGCTTTTCTTTTTATTTATCTCATCATACTTGTAGTTATAGGTTTTAGTTTAACTTTAGCAGAGCTTTCGATAGGCAGACACACTCAAAGAAATGCATTGGGTGCATTCAGAAAGTTAGACAAAAGATGGGGATTTGTAGGTGCAATGGGCATAATTGCAGCATTCGTTATTTTATCTTTTTATAGTGTAATAGGCGGTTGGACAATATCCTACATGATAAAATCATTGACAGGTGCATTCACAGGGGATACTGCTGAGGTTTTCACATCTCTTATATCCAATCCCTGGGAGCCTATAGTTTACCATGGTATATTCATGTTGATAACTGCTGCGATAGTATATGCAGGGATAGGCAATGGTATAGAAAAGGCTTCGAAAGTAATGATGCCAGCATTATTTATTTTACTATTGATTGTTGTGGTAAGATCGGTGACATTGGAAGGCGCCAGCAAAGGTCTAGAGTTTTACTTAAAACCTGATTGGAGTCAGGTAACGGGAAGTACTATATTAGCTGCGATGGGACAGGTATTTTTCTCTTTGAGCTTAGGTATGGGTATAATGGTCACCTATGGGAGTTATCTGAATCGCGAGGAAAATCTTCCTAAAAGTGCAGTGGTAATTCCTCTATTGGATACGCTGGCTGCGTTTTTGGCAGGACTTGCAATCATGCCTGCAGTATTCGCATTTGGGCTAGATCCAGGGGAAGGACCTGCTCTCATGTTTATAACTCTTCCTTCAGTGTTTGCACAGATGCCCTTAGGATCTTTCTTTGGCTTTGTATTCTTTGCCCTTGTATTTTTGGCAGGACTTACATCTTCCATGTCTCTGTTAGAGGTGTGTTCATCATATGTTATAGATGAATGGAATTGGCCAAGAAATAAAGCTACAATTATTTTGGCAATTGCGGTATTTGCGTTGGGTGTACCGTCTTCGCTATCCCAAGGAGCAGTTGATATAACAATATTTGGCAAAAGCTTTTTGGATGCTGTAGACTTTTTAGCATCCAATATACTCCTTCCTGCAGGGGGATTATTGATAGCCATATTCTGTGGTTGGAATTGGGGTATCAAAAATGCTGTGAAGGAGATCAGCAACAATGGGAAGCTGGATTTTAAGCTTGCACCGATATGGGGTATAATAATCAAATTCATCGCTCCTATAGCTATATTTATAGTATTCTTAAATGCTACCGGAGTACTTAAAATGATATTAGGAAATTAA
- a CDS encoding response regulator transcription factor has product MSSVNILVVDDDKNLCRILEIYLKKQGYNVTISNNGTDAVINVRNDMPDLVILDIMLPGMNGWDVCREIRLISKEIPIIMLTAKGEKYDKIKGLDIGADYYITKPFDPDEVIAHVKAILRRVKGFDDKGCLEFPGLKIDKKSRIVKRDGKEISLAPKEFDLLWFLASNERKVFTRQQLLDEIWGFDFYGDERTVDTHIKKLRQKIENEANGRGCIHTVWGVGYKFEVL; this is encoded by the coding sequence ATGTCAAGTGTCAATATTTTGGTTGTAGATGACGATAAAAATTTATGCAGGATTCTGGAGATATATTTAAAAAAACAAGGTTATAATGTAACGATATCAAATAATGGCACAGACGCAGTAATCAATGTGAGAAACGATATGCCTGACCTTGTGATACTGGATATAATGTTGCCCGGTATGAACGGCTGGGATGTATGCCGGGAGATAAGGCTTATATCCAAGGAGATACCCATAATAATGCTTACGGCAAAAGGAGAGAAGTATGATAAGATAAAGGGACTAGATATAGGGGCGGATTATTATATTACTAAGCCCTTTGATCCGGATGAGGTAATAGCTCATGTTAAGGCTATATTAAGAAGGGTGAAGGGATTTGATGATAAAGGATGCTTAGAATTTCCGGGGCTGAAGATAGATAAAAAATCACGAATTGTAAAAAGGGATGGAAAGGAAATAAGCTTGGCTCCTAAAGAGTTCGATTTACTGTGGTTTTTAGCTAGCAATGAGAGGAAAGTATTCACGCGTCAGCAGCTTTTAGACGAGATATGGGGCTTTGACTTTTATGGAGACGAACGCACTGTAGATACTCATATAAAGAAGCTGAGACAAAAAATAGAAAATGAAGCCAATGGAAGAGGCTGTATACATACTGTATGGGGAGTAGGATATAAGTTTGAAGTCTTATAA
- a CDS encoding sodium-dependent transporter: MENLNPQREQWGSRIGFILAASGSAIGLGNLWRFPYITGKNGGAAFLFIYLIMLVVIGFSLILAELAIGRHTQRNTLGAFKKLDKRWTFVGVIGIIAGFVILSFYSIIGGWTIAYIIRSLTGAFTGDTAEVFTSLISNPWEPIVYHGIFMAMTAAIVYAGIGNGIEKASKIMMPALFVLLLIVVVRSVTLEGASKGLEFYLKPDWSQVTGSTILAAMGQVFFSLSLGMGCMITYGSYLNREENLPKSAAIIPILDTLMAFLAGLAILPAVFAFGVDPGEGPALMFITLPSIFAQMPLGSFFAFIFFVLVLLAAITSAISLLEVCSSYVIDEWEWPRKKATVVLAIVIFLLGVPSSLSQGAVSINIFGLSFLDAMDFLASNILLPAGGMLIAIFCGWSWGIKNAVDEITNRGRLSFKFAPIWGIIIKFIAPIAIFIVFLNATGVLKMILGS, encoded by the coding sequence ATGGAAAACTTGAATCCTCAAAGGGAGCAATGGGGGTCAAGGATAGGTTTTATTTTAGCAGCTTCAGGGTCGGCTATAGGCCTTGGGAATTTATGGAGATTCCCCTATATAACAGGCAAAAATGGAGGAGCTGCCTTTCTTTTTATTTATCTCATTATGCTTGTAGTTATAGGTTTCAGTTTAATATTGGCAGAGCTTGCGATAGGCAGACATACTCAAAGGAATACATTGGGTGCATTCAAAAAACTGGATAAAAGATGGACATTTGTAGGTGTAATTGGTATAATTGCAGGATTTGTTATTCTATCTTTTTATAGCATAATAGGTGGGTGGACAATAGCATACATAATCAGATCTTTGACAGGTGCTTTTACAGGGGATACTGCTGAGGTTTTTACATCTCTTATATCCAATCCCTGGGAACCTATAGTTTATCACGGTATATTTATGGCGATGACTGCTGCGATAGTATATGCAGGGATAGGCAATGGTATTGAAAAGGCTTCCAAAATAATGATGCCGGCATTATTCGTATTATTATTGATTGTTGTAGTAAGGTCAGTGACATTGGAAGGTGCCAGCAAAGGTCTTGAGTTCTACTTGAAACCTGATTGGAGTCAAGTGACGGGAAGCACTATATTAGCTGCGATGGGACAGGTGTTTTTTTCTTTGAGTCTGGGTATGGGTTGCATGATTACCTATGGAAGTTATTTGAATCGAGAAGAGAATCTTCCCAAAAGTGCAGCTATAATTCCAATACTTGATACATTGATGGCATTTTTAGCAGGTCTTGCAATACTGCCTGCAGTATTTGCATTTGGAGTGGATCCAGGGGAAGGACCTGCCCTTATGTTTATAACTCTTCCTTCAATATTTGCACAGATGCCTCTAGGGTCTTTCTTTGCTTTTATATTTTTCGTTCTTGTGCTGTTAGCGGCTATCACTTCAGCTATATCGTTGCTAGAGGTATGTTCATCATATGTTATAGACGAATGGGAATGGCCCAGAAAAAAAGCTACCGTTGTGCTTGCTATAGTAATTTTTCTACTTGGAGTGCCGTCTTCCCTATCACAAGGAGCTGTCAGCATAAATATTTTTGGGTTAAGTTTTTTAGATGCAATGGATTTTCTGGCTTCAAATATACTCCTTCCTGCAGGCGGCATGTTGATAGCTATATTTTGCGGTTGGTCATGGGGTATCAAGAATGCGGTGGATGAGATCACAAATCGGGGAAGGCTGAGCTTTAAATTTGCACCGATATGGGGTATAATAATCAAATTTATCGCTCCTATAGCTATATTTATAGTATTCTTAAATGCTACTGGAGTACTTAAAATGATATTAGGAAGTTAA